The following are from one region of the Bactrocera oleae isolate idBacOlea1 chromosome 6, idBacOlea1, whole genome shotgun sequence genome:
- the Cdc5 gene encoding cell division cycle 5-like protein translates to MPRIMIKGGVWRNTEDEILKAAVMKYGKNQWSRIASLLHRKSAKQCKARWYEWLDPSIKKTEWSREEDEKLLHLAKLMPTQWRTIAPIIGRTAAQCLERYEYLLDQAQRKEDGEDGGDDPRKLKPGEIDPNPETKPARPDPKDMDEDELEMLSEARARLANTQGKKAKRKAREKQLEEARRLAALQKRRELRAAGIGSGNRKRIKGIDYNAEIPFEKRPAIGFYDTSEENVDKHGPDFNKMRQQDLDGELRSEKEERERKKDKQKLKQRKENDMPLAMLQNLEPERKRSKLVLPQPQISDHELQQVVKLGRASEIAKEVAGESGVETTDALLADYSITPQVTATPRTPAPFTDRIMQEAQNMMALTHVDTPLKGGVNTPLHESDFSGALPKSASITTPNTVIATPFRTQRGGDGNTPGFATPASNALVPLGKTPHAVVGQTPTLVRDKLSINPEDNLNVGETPAIYKNYQKQLKHTLREGLATLPVPRNDYEIVVPEHDDHEPTETKSENVVEDQADVDARAIAEENAKRQRELEKRSQAIQRQLPRPTEVNTKILRPQSEKQNLTDMQKAEELIKHEMITMLLYDSVKDPVPGQSQNKIEQLQNYFKSNPYEEFKKPDLGKASNLIKEEMDVVKEGMGHGDLPMDVYSQVWQECLGQVLYLPSQNRYTRANLASKKDRLESAEKQLEQNRRHMAKEAKRCAKIEKKLKILTGGYQARAQAMIKQLQDTYDQIEQNSLALSTFKFLAEQEAVAIPRRLESLQEDVRRQMEREKELQQKYAKLCEELEQAQQEIELYESTEQTIETTETSN, encoded by the exons ATGCCACGAATAATGATAAAGGGCGGTGTGTGGAGAAACACCGAG GATGAAATCTTGAAAGCAGCGGTTatgaaatatggaaaaaatcagtGGTCTCGTATAGCATCACTATTGCACCGAAAATCAGCAAAACAATGTAAGGCACGATGGTACGAGTGGCTAGACCCCAGCATTAAGAAAACAGAATGGTCACGGGAAGAAGACGAAAAATTATTGCATCTGGCGAAATTAATGCCAACACAATGGCGTACAATCGCTCCCATCATAGGTCGTACTGCCGCACAGTGCTTGGAGCGATACGAATATCTTCT TGATCAAGCACAGCGCAAAGAGGATGGCGAAGATGGTGGTGACGATCCTCGCAAATTAAAACCAGGTGAAATAGATCCCAATCCGGAGACTAAACCTGCACGCCCAGATCCTAAAGACATGGATGAAGATG AATTGGAGATGCTGTCAGAAGCACGCGCTCGTCTAGCAAATACCCAGGGCAAAAAAGCTAAGCGCAAAGCGCGCGAAAAGCAATTGGAGGAAGCACGGCGTTTGGCAGCATTGCAAAAACGTAGAGAACTTCGTGCTGCGGGTATTGGTAGTGGTAATAGAAAACGCAtcaaaggcattgattataacGCAGAAATTCCATTTGAAAAACGTCCGGCTATTGGTTTTTACGACACATCAGAAGAGAACGTCGATAAGCACGGGCCTGATTTCAATAAGATGCGACAACAAGATCTTGATGGTGAATTACGCTCCGAAAAAGAGGAACGAGAGCGAAAGAAAgataaacaaaaactaaagcAGCGCAAAGAAAATGATATGCCACTAGCCATGTTGCAGAACTTAGAACCTGAAAGAAAACGCTCCAAATTGGTACTCCCTCAACCACAAATATCTGATCACGAATTACAACAAGTTGTTAAGTTGGGGCGTGCTAGTGAAATCGCCAAAGAGGTAGCAGGGGAAAGTGGTGTCGAGACCACAGATGCACTTTTAGCCGACTACTCTATCACACCACAAGTTACGGCGACGCCTCGCACCCCAGCACCTTTCACAGATCGCATAATGCAGGAGGCACAAAATATGATGGCTCTTACACACGTTGATACGCCTTTAAAAGGTGGTGTCAACACACCACTACACGAATCCGACTTCTCGGGTGCATTACCAAAATCGGCGTCGATTACGACACCCAACACCGTAATAGCAACTCCATTCAG AACACAACGTGGAGGCGATGGTAATACGCCTGGATTTGCTACACCTGCGTCTAATGCCCTTGTGCCACTAGGAAAAACACCGCATGCTGTTGTGGGGCAAACACCCACTTTGGTAAGGGACAAGTTAAGCATCAACCCGGAGGATAATTTGAATGTCGGCGAAACACCtgccatatataaaaattatcaaaagcaacTAAAACATACCTTGCGTGAAGGATTGGCAACACTGCCCGTCCCACGCAATGATTACGAAATCGTTGTACCGGAGCATGACGATCATGAACCCACCGAAACGAAATCGGAAAATGTGGTGGAAGATCAAGCTGATGTAGACGCAAGAGCAATCGCTGAAGAAAATGCCAAACGACAACGCGAATTGGAGAAACGTTCACAAGCCATTCAACGACAACTGCCGCGACCAACTGAAGTGAATACAAAGATCTTACGACCACAATCCGAGAAACAAAATCTCACTGATATGCAAAAAGCCGAGGAATTAATAAAGCATGAAATGATCACAATGCTGTTATATGACTCTGTTAAGGACCCCGTGCCCGGCCAAtcacaaaacaaaattgaacaactacaaaattattttaaatcaaatccATACGAAGAGTTTAAGAAACCCGATTTGGGGAAGGCCTCAAACCTTATCAAGGAAGAAATGGATGTTGTTAAAGAGGGCATGGGTCATGGTGACTTACCGATGGATGTTTATTCGCAAGTGTGGCAAGAATGTTTAGGTCAAGTGCTCTACTTGCCATCACAAAACCGCTATACACGCGCTAATTTGGCGAGTAAAAAAGATCGCTTGGAGTCAGCCGAGAAACAATTGGAGCAAAACCGACGACACATGGCGAAGGAGGCAAAACGTTGTGCTAAAATagagaaaaaactaaaaattttaacggGTGGTTATCAAGCGCGTGCACAGGCCATGATTAAACAGTTGCAAGACACTTACGATCAAATTGAGCAGAATTCTTTGGCATTGTcaactttcaaatttttagcTGAACAGGAAGCGGTCGCCATTCCACGACGTTTAgaa tcGTTACAAGAAGACGTACGCCGTCAAATGGAGCGTGAAAAAGAATTGCAACAGAAATATGCTAAACTGTGCGAGGAACTTGAACAAGCGCAGCAGGAAATAGAATTGTATGAGAGCACTGAGCAAACCATTGAGACTACTGAAACCTCTAATTga